One genomic segment of Thioclava sp. GXIMD2076 includes these proteins:
- a CDS encoding GntR family transcriptional regulator, whose amino-acid sequence MDSTSPIAGPPETAVPGLARVGRASLQTRVYDELTRSLTHGAFAAGQVLRMQALADTMGVSIMPVREALGRLATERALEIMPNRSARVPLITEERLTDLARARCLVEGELVRMAVPRLTPEDWAVLRAQTAECETAFNRLDEEHASQTSQLNHQFHFTIYGAAGSDVLLPIVRSLWMQSGPCVRASAIIYGRNPSLTAVHHHWALIEALEARDAEAAVRALHADITQSFALIREDMRKAAGDG is encoded by the coding sequence CACCCGAGACCGCCGTGCCGGGCCTTGCGCGGGTCGGCCGCGCCTCGTTGCAGACCCGCGTCTATGACGAGCTGACCCGATCGCTGACCCATGGTGCTTTTGCGGCGGGGCAGGTGCTCAGGATGCAGGCGCTGGCCGACACGATGGGTGTCTCGATCATGCCGGTGCGCGAGGCGTTGGGGCGGCTGGCCACCGAGCGCGCACTCGAGATCATGCCCAACCGCTCGGCGCGTGTGCCGCTGATCACCGAGGAGCGGTTGACCGATCTGGCGCGGGCGCGCTGTCTGGTGGAGGGCGAACTGGTGCGGATGGCCGTCCCTAGGCTGACCCCCGAGGACTGGGCCGTGCTGCGCGCCCAGACTGCCGAATGCGAGACCGCCTTCAACCGTCTCGACGAGGAACATGCCAGCCAGACTTCGCAGCTCAATCACCAGTTCCATTTCACCATTTACGGGGCGGCGGGCTCCGATGTGTTGCTGCCGATCGTGCGCAGCCTGTGGATGCAGTCGGGCCCCTGTGTGCGCGCCTCGGCCATCATTTACGGGCGCAACCCCTCGCTGACGGCGGTGCATCACCATTGGGCGCTGATCGAGGCGCTGGAGGCACGCGATGCCGAGGCGGCGGTGCGTGCGCTCCATGCCGATATCACCCAGTCCTTCGCGCTGATCCGCGAGGATATGCGAAAGGCGGCAGGCGATGGATGA
- a CDS encoding TIGR04076 family protein, with the protein MDDTFELWDLRVEVTAPEGGAIYCNAKRGDYFELRGEMLHLPPGQGFSIYSLSAVLPLLAAKQRQTHPNDWMSTDAEVACPDPNCSTRFRITRLGKRRFSHAQTTAVSLIKDD; encoded by the coding sequence ATGGATGATACATTCGAGCTCTGGGACCTGCGGGTCGAGGTGACGGCTCCCGAGGGCGGCGCGATCTATTGCAACGCCAAGCGCGGCGATTATTTCGAGCTGCGCGGCGAGATGCTCCATCTGCCGCCCGGACAGGGGTTCTCGATCTACTCGCTGTCTGCCGTGCTGCCGCTGCTGGCGGCCAAACAGCGCCAGACCCACCCCAATGACTGGATGAGCACCGATGCCGAGGTGGCCTGTCCCGACCCGAACTGTTCCACCCGTTTCCGGATTACCCGTTTGGGCAAACGGCGCTTCAGCCATGCCCAGACCACCGCCGTATCTCTGATAAAGGATGACTGA
- a CDS encoding aldo/keto reductase, with amino-acid sequence MTLPRATLGPGYEISRVIRGGWQLAGGHGAIDQAEAVEDLVATAQAGITTFDCADIYTGVEEIIGAFRRSYASRFGAESLGQIRVHTKCVPDLDKLARLTRPMLRETVARSAQRLGVERLDLVQFHWWDYAQGDWLEAASWLREFQDEGLIHLLSGTNFGTDQVAAMFGAGIRLATLQTQYSLLDLRPEKRMAALAAREGMQFLCYGTVAGGFLSDRWLGRPDPKGEMENRSLTKYHLIIEDFGGWDLFQSLLGCLRTVADRHRSDIATVASAVMLTRPQVAGVIVGARNRAHLAANLRIGTLALSPEDLAAIEAVLAQSVPLEGDVYELERDRHGRHGAIMKYNLNKEEA; translated from the coding sequence ATGACCCTCCCCCGCGCCACACTCGGCCCAGGCTACGAGATTTCCCGCGTGATCCGTGGCGGCTGGCAGCTGGCGGGCGGACATGGCGCGATCGATCAGGCAGAGGCGGTGGAGGATCTGGTCGCCACCGCGCAGGCCGGCATCACCACCTTCGATTGCGCCGATATCTATACCGGCGTCGAGGAGATCATCGGCGCCTTCCGCCGCTCCTATGCCAGCCGGTTCGGGGCAGAGTCGCTCGGCCAGATCCGCGTCCATACCAAATGCGTGCCCGATCTCGACAAGCTGGCCCGCCTCACGCGCCCGATGCTGCGGGAAACCGTGGCGCGTTCGGCGCAGCGGCTCGGGGTCGAGCGACTCGATCTGGTGCAGTTCCATTGGTGGGATTACGCACAGGGCGACTGGCTCGAAGCGGCATCTTGGCTCAGGGAGTTTCAGGACGAGGGGCTGATCCATCTTCTATCGGGGACCAATTTCGGCACCGATCAGGTGGCAGCGATGTTCGGGGCGGGGATCCGTCTGGCCACGCTCCAGACCCAGTATTCGCTCCTCGACCTGCGCCCCGAAAAGCGGATGGCCGCTCTGGCCGCGCGCGAGGGGATGCAGTTTTTGTGCTATGGCACCGTGGCGGGCGGATTCCTGTCGGACCGCTGGCTGGGCCGGCCCGATCCCAAGGGCGAGATGGAGAACCGCTCGCTCACGAAATACCATCTGATCATCGAGGATTTCGGCGGCTGGGATCTGTTCCAGAGCCTGCTCGGATGTCTGCGCACCGTTGCCGACCGTCACCGGAGCGATATCGCGACCGTGGCCTCGGCGGTGATGCTGACCCGCCCGCAGGTGGCAGGGGTCATCGTGGGCGCGCGCAACCGTGCGCATCTGGCGGCCAATCTGCGGATCGGGACGCTGGCGCTCTCGCCCGAGGATCTGGCCGCGATCGAGGCGGTGCTGGCGCAATCCGTCCCGCTCGAGGGCGATGTCTACGAACTCGAGCGGGACCGTCACGGCCGCCACGGCGCCATCATGAAATACAATCTCAATAAAGAAGAGGCCTGA
- a CDS encoding ABC transporter substrate-binding protein, with translation MKELLLAAAASAAFGSAAMAQDCRIDVGMVMELTGPAGVYGQAGAKAVDMAFRDFNEAGGAGGCQIASEIRDSQSQGNVAVDQATQLVNIKKVPVVIGGIISSVTLPILTSVTAPAKVVQVSPASSSPTLTQLGQEGKTGGYFFRTITSDALQGTAAAKYAIDQGMKKLAIIHVNNDFGVNMMREFTTAYTALGGEITSVTPYNEKQANYSSEATAALKGDPEGLYLISYPVDGATIARAWISSGGPQKFLLNDGMNSSDFIKAVGAQYLEAAYGTSSGTSESPSTKYFYDNFETFSGGIAPDAPAADRSYDAGAIVALAIAEAGEPTPDKIRAAIPEVTGTEGEPIYAGPAEFKKALALIKEGKKIRYEGVIGPVAFDQYGDITGPFRLWKITDGTVETTGTMSPEEVAQVKAETTP, from the coding sequence ATGAAGGAATTACTGCTTGCCGCAGCGGCCAGCGCCGCCTTTGGCTCCGCCGCGATGGCCCAAGATTGCAGGATCGACGTAGGGATGGTCATGGAATTGACTGGTCCCGCCGGTGTCTATGGTCAGGCCGGTGCCAAGGCTGTGGATATGGCGTTTCGCGATTTCAACGAGGCAGGTGGCGCGGGGGGCTGCCAGATCGCGTCGGAGATTCGCGACAGCCAGAGCCAGGGCAATGTGGCCGTCGATCAGGCCACACAGCTCGTCAATATCAAGAAGGTGCCGGTCGTGATCGGCGGGATCATCTCCTCGGTAACGCTGCCGATCCTCACCTCGGTGACCGCGCCCGCCAAGGTCGTGCAGGTCTCGCCCGCTTCCTCCTCGCCCACACTCACCCAGCTGGGGCAGGAGGGCAAGACGGGCGGCTATTTCTTCCGCACCATTACCTCGGATGCGCTGCAAGGGACGGCTGCGGCCAAATATGCCATCGATCAGGGCATGAAAAAGCTTGCCATCATTCATGTGAACAATGATTTCGGCGTCAATATGATGCGCGAGTTCACGACCGCCTATACCGCGCTCGGCGGCGAGATCACCTCCGTCACCCCCTATAACGAGAAACAGGCCAATTATTCCTCCGAGGCGACCGCCGCGCTGAAAGGGGATCCCGAGGGGCTTTACTTGATCTCCTATCCGGTCGATGGCGCGACCATCGCGCGGGCATGGATTTCCTCGGGCGGGCCGCAGAAATTCCTTCTCAATGACGGAATGAACTCCTCCGATTTCATCAAAGCTGTCGGGGCGCAATATCTCGAGGCGGCCTATGGCACCTCCTCGGGCACGTCCGAGAGCCCCTCGACCAAATATTTCTACGATAATTTCGAAACTTTCTCGGGCGGGATCGCCCCTGATGCGCCCGCCGCCGACCGCTCCTATGATGCGGGGGCGATCGTGGCGCTGGCGATTGCCGAGGCAGGCGAACCAACGCCCGACAAGATCCGCGCCGCCATCCCCGAGGTGACCGGCACCGAGGGCGAACCGATCTATGCAGGTCCTGCCGAGTTCAAGAAGGCGCTGGCGCTGATCAAGGAAGGTAAGAAAATCCGTTACGAGGGGGTGATCGGCCCTGTCGCCTTCGATCAGTACGGCGATATCACCGGCCCGTTCCGCTTGTGGAAGATCACCGATGGAACTGTCGAGACGACCGGCACGATGTCGCCCGAAGAGGTGGCGCAGGTAAAGGCTGAAACCACCCCGTAA
- a CDS encoding Rid family hydrolase codes for MGPAPLSAARRNGPMLFVSGQVGIDPLSGALAGSDITSQTRQVLENMKSLVEAGGLSMADVMKVGIFPVNGDDFAAMNAVYAEYFDAPFSARATVGIRLNDPRLLVEMDAIAMERQA; via the coding sequence ATGGGGCCCGCGCCGCTCTCTGCCGCGCGGCGCAACGGACCTATGCTGTTTGTTTCGGGGCAGGTCGGGATCGATCCTTTGAGCGGGGCACTTGCGGGGTCCGACATCACCAGCCAGACGCGGCAAGTTCTCGAGAATATGAAATCGCTCGTCGAGGCGGGCGGGCTGAGCATGGCCGATGTGATGAAGGTCGGGATCTTTCCGGTGAATGGCGATGATTTCGCCGCGATGAACGCTGTCTATGCCGAGTATTTCGATGCGCCATTCTCGGCGCGCGCCACGGTGGGCATCCGCCTCAACGATCCGCGCCTTCTGGTCGAGATGGATGCGATCGCGATGGAGCGTCAGGCGTGA